A single genomic interval of Aegicerativicinus sediminis harbors:
- the feoB gene encoding ferrous iron transport protein B, with protein sequence MSKQINVALIGNPNTGKTSVFNALTGLNQKVGNYPGITVEKKEGICKLPRGVKAHILDLPGTYSLNASSLDENVVIELLMNKNDKDYPDVAVVISDVENLKRNLLLFTQIKDLEIPTILVINMADRMDYKGISLDISYLEKTLHTKIALVSTRKNTGIPILKELIANYKDLSIKPCLNAFTFEQEYFDNLRKAFPNQLLYKLWLVITQDVNFGKTERNEIDPMSNFKTKSKSDLKRLQQKETIKRYQFINEALKKGQTIDLATAKDLRTKLDRILTHKVWGYAIFFVILLSIFQAIYDWSSVPMDLIDSAFVSLSEWVKNVMPAGVFTDLLADGIIPGLGGIVIFIPQIAFLFLFISILEESGYMSRVVFLMDRIMRRFGLSGKSVVPLISGTACAIPAIMATRNIESWKERLITILVTPFTTCSARLPVYLIIIALVIPQGRFIGLSYQALTLMLLYLIGFGAAIVSAFILSKTLKIRSRSFFVVEMPNYKLPLFKNVALTVLEKTKSFVFGAGKIILAISIILWFLASYGPGENFNEADRIVAEQYADQNLSAEEINQHIASYKLEHSFIGLAGRAIEPAIRPLGYDWKIGIAIISSFAAREVFVGTLATIYSVGSDEEETIKNRMAGEVNPILGTPLFNFASGISLMLFYAFAMQCMSTLAIVKRETNSWKWPMLQLTTMSTFAYIVALMAYQFLK encoded by the coding sequence ATGAGTAAACAGATTAATGTAGCTCTCATCGGAAACCCCAATACCGGTAAAACCTCCGTGTTTAATGCCCTTACTGGACTCAATCAAAAAGTGGGTAATTATCCAGGAATAACGGTTGAAAAAAAGGAGGGTATCTGTAAACTTCCTAGAGGGGTAAAGGCCCATATACTCGACCTACCTGGCACTTATAGTCTTAACGCCTCTTCTTTAGATGAGAATGTGGTCATCGAGTTGTTAATGAACAAAAATGACAAGGATTATCCAGATGTTGCGGTTGTTATCAGTGATGTTGAAAATCTAAAGCGAAACCTGTTATTGTTTACCCAAATAAAGGATCTAGAAATCCCAACCATTTTGGTGATAAACATGGCAGATCGTATGGATTATAAAGGGATAAGTTTAGATATTTCATATCTCGAAAAGACCCTTCACACGAAAATAGCTTTGGTGAGTACCCGCAAAAATACAGGTATTCCTATTTTGAAGGAGTTGATAGCAAATTATAAGGATCTCTCCATTAAGCCATGTTTAAATGCCTTTACGTTTGAACAGGAGTATTTCGACAACCTTAGAAAGGCTTTCCCTAATCAGCTGTTATACAAGTTATGGCTCGTAATTACACAGGATGTCAACTTTGGTAAAACGGAGCGTAATGAGATAGACCCAATGTCTAATTTCAAGACTAAATCTAAATCAGATCTTAAACGATTACAGCAAAAAGAAACCATAAAACGCTACCAATTTATAAATGAAGCCCTTAAAAAAGGGCAAACAATAGATTTGGCAACGGCCAAGGATTTACGCACCAAATTAGACCGCATTCTTACGCATAAGGTGTGGGGTTATGCCATCTTTTTTGTGATTTTGTTATCCATTTTCCAGGCAATCTACGATTGGAGCAGCGTGCCTATGGACCTTATTGACAGTGCCTTTGTGTCTTTAAGTGAATGGGTTAAAAATGTTATGCCAGCTGGTGTATTTACCGATTTGTTGGCGGACGGAATCATCCCCGGTTTGGGAGGTATTGTCATATTCATTCCACAGATTGCATTTCTGTTCCTCTTTATTTCCATTTTGGAAGAAAGTGGTTATATGAGTCGTGTGGTCTTTCTAATGGATCGCATTATGCGGCGTTTTGGTTTAAGTGGAAAAAGCGTGGTGCCTTTAATTTCGGGAACCGCCTGTGCCATTCCTGCAATTATGGCCACTAGAAATATTGAAAGTTGGAAGGAACGTTTAATCACCATTTTGGTGACGCCTTTTACAACCTGTTCAGCCCGTTTACCTGTATATCTCATCATAATCGCCTTAGTTATTCCCCAAGGCCGATTTATTGGACTTAGTTACCAAGCTTTAACGCTAATGTTGTTATACCTAATTGGCTTTGGTGCAGCTATAGTTTCTGCCTTTATACTTAGCAAAACCCTAAAAATCAGAAGCCGTAGTTTCTTTGTTGTAGAGATGCCAAATTACAAACTACCACTCTTTAAAAACGTGGCGCTTACCGTTTTGGAGAAAACCAAATCCTTTGTGTTTGGGGCTGGAAAAATCATCTTAGCAATCTCTATTATTTTATGGTTTTTAGCCTCTTATGGTCCTGGTGAAAATTTTAATGAGGCTGACCGCATTGTTGCAGAGCAGTATGCAGATCAAAATTTAAGTGCGGAAGAAATCAATCAACACATAGCCTCCTATAAGCTAGAGCATTCATTTATTGGTCTTGCCGGAAGAGCGATAGAGCCCGCAATTCGACCATTAGGTTACGACTGGAAAATAGGTATTGCCATCATTAGTTCCTTTGCTGCGCGTGAGGTTTTTGTGGGAACCTTAGCAACCATTTATTCTGTTGGAAGTGACGAGGAGGAAACCATTAAAAACAGAATGGCAGGGGAAGTAAACCCTATTTTAGGCACGCCTCTATTTAATTTTGCTTCGGGTATTTCCCTAATGCTTTTCTACGCCTTTGCTATGCAATGTATGAGTACCCTCGCAATCGTAAAGCGGGAAACAAATTCCTGGAAATGGCCTATGCTTCAATTAACTACAATGAGTACCTTTGCATATATAGTTGCCTTAATGGCCTATCAATTTTTAAAATAA